The Desulfatibacillum aliphaticivorans DSM 15576 DNA window CTGTTTGTTCATGTTGCTTATCCTATGTTGTTACAAGGTTATAAAATCATCCGCCGTAAAGGATCCTGGCCAGGTCTCCCAGGGCGATTTTGCAGATGGGCTGGATAAAGAAATCCATGACCTTCCACAATACGCCCGTGGCCAGAAGGATGAAAAGAATTATTATACCATAAGGTTGCAGTTGTTGATACCGCAGGCTTAAATCCCGGGGCAGGGCCAGGCGCAAAACATGGCTGCCGTCCAAGGGGGGCATGGGAATCATGTTGAACACCGCCAGCACGCTGTTGATGATCACGCTGTACAAAAAAAACAGGGGGATGAATCCCGCCTTGTCCACCCATTGGTTGGCCCAGAGAATTTGGAAGAGAAATCCCAAAACC harbors:
- a CDS encoding site-2 protease family protein translates to MQMLNAAAQVAALALAMAAHEAAHAGMAYSLGDPTAKLAGRLTLNPLKHIDLVGTVILPAVLLITNAGFLFGWAKPVPVDERFLKTRQDAILVSLAGVAVNLGLAMVLGFLFQILWANQWVDKAGFIPLFFLYSVIINSVLAVFNMIPMPPLDGSHVLRLALPRDLSLRYQQLQPYGIIILFILLATGVLWKVMDFFIQPICKIALGDLARILYGG